One genomic window of Mauremys mutica isolate MM-2020 ecotype Southern chromosome 5, ASM2049712v1, whole genome shotgun sequence includes the following:
- the LOC123371827 gene encoding tigger transposable element-derived protein 6-like produces MLKLQACVLRKPPSWMRARQGAAMLKLQAMLVCSKSLVRKRRSSASARGRGPLRAKWQLHQSVVCRIWQQKEKLLAYYEAGQSNGCRKRGREGKAPAVDRALFTWLKEKRAQGALLAGPAVKEKARQLSASLGLNDFKASDGWFTRWKRRFNVACEKVQSGKQSADKPTAEQWQCEKLPRILEKFSLADIYNADETGLYLKGLCDRGHGEKNEKQEGGKVSKDRVTVLVCANMDGSDKRPLFMIGTSKRPRCFPEDFRKLPLNYVSSANACMTGEIFIKWLKKWDLQLCWQSRQICLFLANFSVHPQGVVLTNIQLEFLPPNAMSSMQPMAQGVIKNMKGHYRSKIASRINVALDVDPSTDVQTVLKTVNLLDCIHLVAEAWQDVKPTTISNCFRKGRCVVPEESVRDKDIAEFDDPPERCSTASQHGKRGLSSCCGCR; encoded by the exons ATGTTGAAGCTGCAGGCGTGCGTGCTAAGGAAGCCGCCATCTTGGATGAGGGCAAGGCAGGGGGCAGCCATGTTGAAGCTGCAGGCGATGCTTGTGTGCAGCAAGAGCCTTGT GAGAAAGCGCAGATCATCCGCGAGTGCCAGAGGCCGGGGGCCACTCAGAGCCAAGTGGCAGTTGCACCAGTCAGTCGTGTGCCGCATCTGGCAGCAGAAGGAAAAGCTGTTGGCTTACTATGAAGCCGGCCAGTCGAATGGCTGCCGTAAGCGTGGCCGGGAAGGAAAAGCCCCTGCTGTCGATCGGGCTCTCTTTACGTGGCTCAAGGAGAAGAGGGCGCAGGGGGCACTGCTGGCTGGACCTGCAGTCAAGGAAAAAGCCCGTCAGCTTTCCGCTTCCCTTGGACTGAACGATTTTAAGGCAAGCGATGGTTGGTTTACCAGATGGAAGAGACGCTTCAATGTCGCTTGTGAAAAAGTGCAAAGTGGAAAACAGTCAGCGGACAAACCCACCGCTGAGCAGTGGCAGTGTGAAAAACTTCCTCGTATCCTTGAAAAGTTTTCCCTGGCTGACATCTACAATGCTGACGAAACAGGGCTTTATCTGAAAGGGCTCTGTGACAGAGGACatggagaaaaaaatgaaaagcaagAAGGAGGGAAAGTTTCAAAGGACAGGGTAACTGTGCTCGTCTGTGCCAACATGGATGGGAGTGACAAACGCCCGCTGTTCATGATCGGGACATCAAAACGACCCCGATGCTTTCCGGAGGATTTCAGGAAACTTCCCCTCAATTATGTCAGTTCAGCGAATGCCTGCATGACAGGTGAGATTTTCATCAAGTGGCTGAAAAAATGGGATCTTCAGCTTTGCTGGCAGAGCCGTCAGATATGCCTCTTCCTGGCTAACTTCTCCGTACACCCACAAGGAGTGGTTCTCACTAACATTCAGCTCGAATTCTTACCCCCTAATGCCATGTCTTCGATGCAACCTATGGCTCAAGGTGTCATTAAGAATATGAAGGGACATTACCGATCAAAAATCGCAAGCCGGATTAATGTTGCTCTTGATGTGGACCCCAGCACAGATGTTCAGACAGTTCTGAAAACTGTGAACTTGCTAGATTGCATTCATCTTGTTGCTGAGGCCTGGCAAGATGTAAAGCCAACAACAATTTCCAACTGTTTCCGGAAAGGCAGATGTGTTGTGCCAGAGGAAAGTGTGCGAGACAAGGACATTGCAGAGTTTGATGACCCCCCTGAACGATGTTCCACTGCCAGTCAACATGGAAAAAGAGGACTTAGTAGCTGCTGTGGCTGTAGATGA